GTGTAACAAATATAATTCCATCTTCGCAAGGATTCTGGATACACGCTACTGCCGACCCTACCCTTACGATTAAAGAATCTCATAAATCCCTTGATCAATCTCAAGACTTCGTTAAAACAGTATTCTACGAATCATCTAGTGTTTTAAAATTAAAAGTAACTGGCGATGTAAATTCATTCTACGACGAAACCGTTCTTATATTCGACCCTAATTCTTCTGAGAATGCAAATGATTTATCAGATATAACGCGACAACTATCGTATCAACCTGCTGCTCCTAGCCTATTCACAACATCTCTTGATGATGCGGCACTTATGTTTAATTCATTACCTGATTATGAACCTAATTTAGAAATCCCTCTTAGCGTACTAGTCGGACCAGGAATGTCCGGAAATTATTCTATCGAGGCTTCCAAAATCGTTAACATGCCAATTGATGGTGATGTATTTCTAGAGGATCTCCTTACAGGAACAATCACAAACATTAACGATAGTAACTCTTATTCGTTTTATGTTTCTGATACAACAACAGCTCCCCGTTTCCTTCTAAAATTCATTGTCACACCCACGGAAACAAAGAATAATCACGCTGGATCAAATAATATTTCGTTATCACCAAACCCAATTAGAGACGTTAGTATTCTTTCTTTCAATAATCCAGATCTATTATATGCAACTATCAACATTCAAAACGAATTGGGACAAGTTGTAATAAATGAAAGCGTATTTGGCGACCATTATTCAATTAGCAAAGACGCTCTTTCTTCGGGAATATTCTGGGCAACAGTTTCAGTTGAAGGCTTCGAACCACAACATATTACTATCGTTGTAGATTAAAGGAATTGTTTCCTTTTATTATCGGCGATTTCACAAAACCTTATTTTATCTCGTACGTAAACGTTAATTCATAGACCTACGTATGCAAAATATTGAAAGGATTCTTCTTGTTGATGATAGTGAGACATCAAATTTTTTGCATGCGAGATTAATTTCCAGAATAAATCCGAATATCGTAGTTGACATTGTTCTCAATGGAAGAAAGGCCATTGACTACTTAAAAGAAACAGACACTCCCCCCGACCTAATAATTCTTGACATTAACATGCCAGTGATGAATGGCTTTGAATTTATGGATGAATACAAAACCATGGATCCTAGTAAAAAAGCCAAGAAACTAGTAAGTATGCTTACGGCATCTACAGCTAATATTCACATCAAAATGGCCCGAGAATTAGGCTATTCTAAATTGTTCATCAAAAAGCCTCTATCAAAAGAAAAACTAGTAGATATCATAAACAAAGCAATCTCTATTGAATAAGGCATCCTATTAATATTCTATATTAGCTTTCAAGCAAGATGGCTATGCAGAAACTCGTCTTTTATATTTTATTAATAACCTCGTTTTCCGGTTGCCTATTGGGTAAAAAATACGATCACCTGCCTCAAACTCAATTCCTGTGGCGAGAAATTGAGATGGACGAAAAGTTCAATCATGATCTTAGTATATTAAAGCTTAATCAAGGTTGCATTGATACGTTAACTGAGAGAGAGAAAGCGGCTATTACTTATCTATCCACCTGGGTTGGAAACGACTGTGATTGGGAAGATGACAATAATCAGTTGGATAATAATCTAAAATGCAAGATTATATCTGCCTTCGATTTAGGTTACCAATGTTCTGATAAGCACATAGGACTATTAACCAAATGGTTCAAAAATGATGAGCAGGCTATGAAGCTTATCGGAAGATGTACCAACATGGAGAGGACTAACAAGTCTCTTACTGGGTTTTATTTTATGGACTTAGCGCGTACTGGAAACCTTTTTATTGTAACCTACGATATATTCGGTGTAGGAATCAAAAATTATTTTTCATTCGAATGGAGCGCAGAAGTCGTATTCGAAATGCTTGAAGACGAAATTAAAATAGTTCGATTTTACGAGACCCCTATTACAAAAGTCAAAATCGACTTACTGCTATACTATCAGATTCACTTAGCACATCCGGATGAAGAGGAAGGAGAGGAATAATTATTCTCTCATAGAATCAGCCCAATCAGCTAACGCTTCTCTTTCTTCTTTTGTTAATTCGGCTTCAGGATGCATGTCCACATAATCATCTAACGGCATCTTACCTTCACTCACCTCTTCTCCAATCTCTTCTAATTTATGATCTGCTTTTTCAGGAGCATAATCAGCCCAAGTGGAAAAATTAAGTTCTTCTCTCGCTTCTTCAATATGATGACCAATCCACCATGAAATTGGTGCAACACTCGTATACCACGGGTATTTAGTTTCGTAAGAATGACAGTCATAGCAAGCATTCTTTAATATTTTCTGTATATCCTCTGGAGGATCTAGAATAGCTATAATATCCTTAGCCGGGTTTACTTCTGGTCTCGACTTATCAATTTGAAATAACTGAGGAACAATCAATAATGCGATTGCTGCCAATAATATTTTCCGCTTTGTTGTCATCTGGTTTTAATTTCTGTTGTAAACTATTTTTCCTGCGAGATAAGTCGTTTGAACTTTAATGTGCTCTATTTCCTCAATTTCCACATCAAGTGGATTCTTGTCTAAAATAGTTAAATCCGCCCATTTCCCCGAAGTAATACTTCCCCTGTTATTCTCATCTCCAGTAGAAATAGCTCCTCCCATAGTATAACCGTAAAGAGCCTCTTCTACCGTTATAGATTCTTCTGGAGAAATCTGCACTCCCTCTTTATCCTTTCTCGTTACAGCGGCTACTATTCCTTTCATAGGATTAAACGATTTAACAACTGGTGCATCAGATGATAATGCAACCGAAATCCCGGCCTCCATCGTAGATCGCACAGGAAACGTATGTTTCAAATAATCATCGTCCAAATACCTTCTAAAATTCGATCCTAATTCAAATAGAAATATTGTTTGCGGAACCGAAATCATGTTATACTTAGACATCGTTTCGAGATGTGATTTTTCCGGCAAACCAAGATGCTCCACTCTATGCCTCATCTCCGAAGGAAATTCATCGCACAGTCGTTTATAAGTACCTACAACAACATCTATTGCATTATCCCCAATAGCATGTGTTCCAATTCTAAACCCTGCCCTATGACCTTCTACAGCCATATCATAAAATCGTTGTTCATCAAAGCGAAGTATTCCTTTCTCTTCGTATCCTTTATAATTCCGTTTCACAGAAGCTGTTTTCCCACTTAGACCACCATCCGAGAAGAATTTAATAGTATCAACTCTTAATTGATCAGACACATGTTTTTCTGGCAATGGCAAAACCTCTGTTCCTCCATCTGGCAAGCGAATAGCCATAACGTTAAAACGTAATTTCAATTTAGATTGGTCGTCTAGATTCTTATACACAGCCATTAACTCTGGCAATACCCCAGGATCTGTAGCGCTTGTAATTCCGTACGATAACAATTCATTTGACGCTGAGTCCAACATTGCTTCATATTGCTCAATTGTAGGTGACGGAATATACTTATGAATTAATCCGAGAGCCGTCTCACAAAAAACACCAGTGGGTTTATTTT
This sequence is a window from Flavobacteriales bacterium. Protein-coding genes within it:
- a CDS encoding response regulator, yielding MQNIERILLVDDSETSNFLHARLISRINPNIVVDIVLNGRKAIDYLKETDTPPDLIILDINMPVMNGFEFMDEYKTMDPSKKAKKLVSMLTASTANIHIKMARELGYSKLFIKKPLSKEKLVDIINKAISIE
- a CDS encoding heme-binding domain-containing protein, which translates into the protein MTTKRKILLAAIALLIVPQLFQIDKSRPEVNPAKDIIAILDPPEDIQKILKNACYDCHSYETKYPWYTSVAPISWWIGHHIEEAREELNFSTWADYAPEKADHKLEEIGEEVSEGKMPLDDYVDMHPEAELTKEEREALADWADSMRE
- a CDS encoding amidohydrolase; the encoded protein is MSATLFFNGHILTQDKSQPNVEAVLIEGQYIKEIGEEAVLRGMVDSNIIEVDLKGKTLIPGLNDAHIHVWKVGHLLTSMLDLRGVTSITRMLEMVKEFAEGLPEGQWLMARGFNEAVLAEKRIPTREEIDSVVSDRPVILTRTCAHIISINSKAMEICEIQDSVEAPPGGIILRDEENKPTGVFCETALGLIHKYIPSPTIEQYEAMLDSASNELLSYGITSATDPGVLPELMAVYKNLDDQSKLKLRFNVMAIRLPDGGTEVLPLPEKHVSDQLRVDTIKFFSDGGLSGKTASVKRNYKGYEEKGILRFDEQRFYDMAVEGHRAGFRIGTHAIGDNAIDVVVGTYKRLCDEFPSEMRHRVEHLGLPEKSHLETMSKYNMISVPQTIFLFELGSNFRRYLDDDYLKHTFPVRSTMEAGISVALSSDAPVVKSFNPMKGIVAAVTRKDKEGVQISPEESITVEEALYGYTMGGAISTGDENNRGSITSGKWADLTILDKNPLDVEIEEIEHIKVQTTYLAGKIVYNRN